One stretch of Nicotiana tabacum cultivar K326 chromosome 18, ASM71507v2, whole genome shotgun sequence DNA includes these proteins:
- the LOC107797208 gene encoding uncharacterized protein LOC107797208 yields MEEDQDMKFVCKLCNKRYPCGKSLGGHMRSHEFEENFEAKLKKVQSWSTINGKNFKRENQSKFELGGVSSYGLRENPKKTWRAEDSNSPLPQEKVCQQCGKVFQSMKALCGHMACHSEKDKGGLNLKDDNSWSSESNSDTEADELLSPKCRSKTKRYKKIIVKSSICKVNNNYNCSSSVSEIDHEQEQEEVAKCLMMLSRDSGIWNGVNSVVESSDNNSIVLETKSSSNDMRNARNNSLKCVYNQGEQPRTKKKEDRNLKCDMLDTETQSENSDSDYFLGENGKVDSDGSVERFRGNGNCKWSTSKVSLGAWLDERRNDEKKSLNRIKRYLTESRKDLSKKYEHGGYGSASNFDKCESRKGITDRHKKIHKKRKYECLNCKKNFSSYQALGGHRPCHRKTNDYPESRYETGENSLGADNDTKCINISKHKETYSNKKPAVSTQDVPYEPEKKVKPKKSKGHKCPFCPRIFKSGQALGGHKRSHFIHARVSEENFNQSSAVKREVADLLDLNLPAPVDDEDDEHARFMSW; encoded by the coding sequence ATGGAAGAAGATCAAGATATGAAGTTTGTGTGCAAGTTGTGTAACAAGAGATACCCATGTGGGAAGTCACTTGGGGGTCACATGAGGTCTCATGAATTTGAGGAAAATTTTGAAGCTAAATTGAAAAAGGTGCAATCTTGGAGTACTATTAATGGGAAGAATTTCAAAAGAGAGAATCAATCAAAGTTTGAACTTGGTGGGGTTTCTAGTTATGGCCTAAGAGAGAATCCCAAAAAAACTTGGAGGGCTGAGGATTCTAACTCACCTTTGCCTCAAGAAAAAGTTTGCCAGCAATGTGGGAAAGTGTTTCAATCAATGAAAGCCTTGTGTGGTCATATGGCTTGTCATTCAGAAAAAGATAAAGGGGGGTTGAATTTGAAAGATGATAACTCATGGAGTAGTGAGAGCAATTCAGATACTGAAGCTGATGAGCTGTTGAGTCCAAAGTGCAGATCAAAGACTAAGAGGTACAAAAAGATTATAGTTAAATCTTCTATTTGCAAggttaataataattataattgtTCGTCGTCTGTGTCTGAGATTGATCATGAGCAAGAACAAGAAGAAGTAGCCAAGTGTTTGATGATGTTGTCAAGGGATTCTGGGATTTGGAATGGTGTCAATTCAGTTGTGGAGTCTTCTGATAACAATTCTATTGTTTTAGAGACCAAGTCATCATCTAATGACATGAGAAATGCTAGAAACAACAGTCTTAAATGTGTCTATAATCAAGGTGAACAACCTCGAACCAAGAAAAAGGAAGATAGAAACCTGAAATGCGATATGTTGGATACTGAAACTCAATCTGAGAACTCTGATTCGGATTACTTCTTAGGCGAAAATGGAAAAGTCGATTCAGATGGCTCTGTTGAAAGGTTCAGAGGAAATGGTAATTGCAAATGGAGTACCTCTAAAGTGAGCCTTGGAGCTTGGTTAGACGAGCGTAGGAATGATGAGAAAAAGAGCTTAAACAGAATCAAAAGATATCTAACAGAGTCAAGAAAGGATTTGAGCAAGAAATATGAACACGGTGGTTATGGATCAGCCTCAAATTTTGATAAATGTGAATCAAGAAAGGGAATAACGGATCGTCATAAGAAAATTCATAAGAAGAGAAAGTATGAGTGCTTGAACTGCAAGAAGAATTTTAGTTCTTATCAAGCTCTAGGTGGACACAGACCTTGCCACAGAAAGACCAATGACTATCCTGAATCAAGATATGAAACTGGTGAGAATAGTCTTGGTGCTGATAATGACACTAAATGCATTAACATTAGCAAGCATAAGGAGACATATAGCAACAAAAAACCAGCAGTTTCTACTCAAGATGTGCCTTATGAACCTGAGAAAAAGGTTAAACCAAAGAAATCCAAAGGACACAAATGCCCGTTTTGCCCTAGGATATTCAAGTCAGGCCAAGCTTTAGGAGGCCACAAAAGGTCACATTTTATTCATGCTCGTGTCAGTGAGGAGAATTTCAATCAATCTTCAGCAGTCAAGCGAGAAGTTGCTGATTTACTTGATCTTAATCTTCCTGCTCCAGTTGATGATGAGGACGATGAGCACGCTCGATTCATGTCTTGGTAG